The genome window CCTCCCGGAAGTCGGCGCTCGAGTAGGTGAGGGAGATCAGGTCCTCGCCGCCTTCGAGGCGCCGGCGCTCCTGGATGCGACGGACGGCCTCCTTGGTAACCTTTAATGTAATCGGCGCGTACGAGGCGACCTCCTCGGCGATGGCCTTCACGCGCGCCTCGAGCCCGGCCGCGGGCACGATTTCGTGGACGAAGCCCGCGGCGTGCGCCTCCTCCGCCGTGATGAGGCGCGCGCGCATGATCATCTCCTTGACCCGCGAGGGGCCGAAGAGCTCCACGCAGCGCGAGTAGTTCTCCATCGAGAGGCAGTTGCCGAGCGTGCGCGCGATGGGGAAGCCGAAGCTCGACTCCGGCGTGGCTATTCTAATGTCGCAGACGGCGGCGATCGCGAACCCGCCGCCCACGGCGAAGCCCTCGATCTGCGCGATGACGGGCTTGCCCACGCGCTCCAGCCGGCCGGTTCGCCGCTCGCCGTCGCGCTCGTACTGGATCCCGTCCTCCGCGGTCTTGAAGCTCTTGAACTGGCCGATGTCGGTGCCGGCCACGAAGGCCTTGCCACCCGCGCCGCGCAGCACGAAGACCCGGATGGAGTCGTCGGCGTCGATCTCTTCGCAGGTCTGGTAGAGCCGCTCGTACATGTTCCACGTCAGCGCGTTGCGGGCTTCAGGGCGATTGAAGGTGAGCGTCACCACGGGTCCGTCGCGGGTGACGAGGACTTCGCTCGAGTCTTGCGCCTGGTTTGCCAAGGTCTGTGCCTCCCCGTCTTTCGAGTCGCCGCATGGTAGCACGGCTGAAGGGGCGTGACAGGCCGCCCCGCTGTGGTCGCGCCCGGTGCGCTATACTCCGGCTCCGTGACCCGAGACCGCGTCAACCCCAGCGACGAGAGGGGTCGTCAGTGAAGCCGTCGCGCATCGCGCTCGCCTCCGTCCTCCTCCTCGCGAGCGCGCTGCCCGCCTCCGCGCTGGGCAAGTCGCCTCCGCCCGACGCTGCGCGGCCCGCCCA of Candidatus Methylomirabilota bacterium contains these proteins:
- a CDS encoding enoyl-CoA hydratase/isomerase family protein; this translates as MANQAQDSSEVLVTRDGPVVTLTFNRPEARNALTWNMYERLYQTCEEIDADDSIRVFVLRGAGGKAFVAGTDIGQFKSFKTAEDGIQYERDGERRTGRLERVGKPVIAQIEGFAVGGGFAIAAVCDIRIATPESSFGFPIARTLGNCLSMENYSRCVELFGPSRVKEMIMRARLITAEEAHAAGFVHEIVPAAGLEARVKAIAEEVASYAPITLKVTKEAVRRIQERRRLEGGEDLISLTYSSADFREGMSAFLEKRKPRWTGK